The following proteins are encoded in a genomic region of Saccharopolyspora antimicrobica:
- a CDS encoding DUF1648 domain-containing protein, whose protein sequence is MTYRTRFLAASGAWTAAVAAALLAGTLAVRDRVPDPVASHWGASGEPDGSMSLTGSTWVNVGLWLVIAVAGMAIGASGWRRRVNRAAAVATLAGGAVFSAGLVASTLWANLDAVEWQQAKALPFWHVLLLLATTALAGWLGWFAGNRGPDERAEPAEGVAELRLKPGQRAVWVSSVRNRPMQVVGVVALLVGVALVVLQLPVAAVAPLLAGVPVFVVSSARVQVDEHGVHASFGPLRWPVRRIRLEQIEDASVETRRALEVGGWGYRVLPTSTAIMLRGGECLALRLTSGRKFYISVDNPERGAELVNALITERSAL, encoded by the coding sequence ATGACCTACCGCACCCGATTCCTGGCGGCTTCAGGAGCTTGGACGGCCGCCGTGGCCGCGGCGCTGCTGGCCGGGACGCTGGCCGTGCGGGACCGGGTGCCCGATCCGGTGGCCTCGCACTGGGGAGCTTCGGGCGAGCCCGACGGATCGATGTCGCTCACCGGTTCCACCTGGGTCAACGTGGGGCTGTGGTTGGTCATCGCGGTGGCCGGGATGGCGATCGGTGCCAGCGGGTGGCGACGTCGGGTCAACCGGGCCGCCGCCGTGGCGACCCTCGCCGGGGGCGCGGTGTTCTCCGCCGGCCTCGTGGCGTCGACGCTCTGGGCGAACCTCGACGCCGTCGAGTGGCAGCAGGCGAAGGCGCTGCCGTTCTGGCACGTGCTCCTGCTCCTAGCCACCACCGCGCTGGCTGGCTGGCTCGGCTGGTTCGCGGGCAACCGAGGCCCGGACGAGAGGGCCGAGCCTGCGGAGGGCGTCGCCGAGCTCAGGCTGAAGCCGGGGCAGCGCGCGGTGTGGGTGTCTTCGGTGCGGAACCGGCCGATGCAGGTCGTCGGCGTGGTCGCACTGCTCGTCGGCGTCGCGCTGGTCGTGCTGCAACTCCCGGTGGCAGCGGTGGCGCCGCTGCTGGCCGGAGTGCCGGTCTTCGTCGTCTCCTCGGCACGGGTGCAGGTCGACGAGCACGGCGTGCACGCCTCCTTCGGCCCGCTGCGCTGGCCCGTCCGGCGAATCCGCCTGGAGCAGATCGAGGACGCGAGCGTGGAGACCCGGCGTGCGCTGGAGGTCGGGGGCTGGGGCTACCGGGTGCTGCCCACCAGCACCGCGATCATGCTCCGCGGCGGCGAATGCCTCGCCCTCCGGCTGACCTCGGGCCGGAAGTTCTACATCAGCGTCGACAACCCGGAGCGCGGTGCGGAACTGGTCAACGCGCTCATCACCGAACGATCCGCGCTCTGA
- a CDS encoding CPBP family intramembrane glutamic endopeptidase: MNRRDLWVFLAVALGGAWLIAAPLWLGLTSSFVLIASAMMFTPALGVLAVRLLDRRTPAREWARETGLTFGPRPKRTVVLLLAAWFGTVLFSALAVAVSAALGLLALDLEEFSLLAATVGDLGAPVGVGSVVAIQLVAMVLIAPLINSVLAFGEEWGWRGWLLPRLAERGVWPALLISGVIWGVWHAPLTLLGYNYANLGPWAALVFTGTCVLLGILLGWLRLRSGSVWPAVLAHGAINASGGLPMLLGSAAAPPNLVIVGMTGMVGWVLMALLAAVLLRRWPVAERSEPVAVA, encoded by the coding sequence GTGAACCGTCGTGATCTGTGGGTGTTCCTGGCCGTCGCGCTGGGTGGCGCGTGGCTGATCGCCGCGCCGCTGTGGCTCGGCCTCACCAGCTCGTTCGTGCTCATCGCCTCCGCGATGATGTTCACGCCCGCGCTCGGCGTGCTCGCGGTGCGGCTGCTGGATCGCCGGACGCCGGCCCGCGAGTGGGCGCGGGAGACCGGCCTGACCTTCGGCCCGCGCCCGAAGCGGACCGTCGTGCTGCTGCTGGCAGCGTGGTTCGGCACCGTCCTGTTCAGCGCGCTGGCCGTCGCGGTGAGCGCGGCGCTCGGGTTGCTGGCGCTCGACCTGGAGGAGTTCAGCCTGCTCGCCGCGACGGTGGGCGATCTGGGCGCGCCGGTCGGCGTCGGGTCGGTGGTGGCGATCCAGCTGGTGGCGATGGTCCTGATCGCCCCGCTGATCAACTCCGTGCTGGCCTTCGGCGAGGAGTGGGGCTGGCGGGGCTGGCTGCTGCCCCGGCTGGCCGAGCGCGGGGTGTGGCCCGCGCTGCTGATCTCCGGGGTGATCTGGGGCGTGTGGCACGCGCCGCTGACCCTGCTCGGCTACAACTACGCGAACCTCGGCCCGTGGGCGGCGCTGGTGTTCACCGGCACCTGCGTGCTCCTCGGCATCCTGCTGGGCTGGCTGCGGCTGCGCTCGGGCAGCGTGTGGCCCGCGGTCCTCGCGCACGGGGCGATCAACGCGTCGGGCGGGTTGCCGATGCTGCTGGGCTCGGCCGCGGCACCGCCGAACCTCGTCATCGTCGGGATGACCGGCATGGTCGGGTGGGTGCTGATGGCGCTGCTGGCCGCGGTGCTGCTGCGGCGGTGGCCGGTCGCGGAGCGATCCGAGCCGGTCGCGGTGGCCTGA
- the recG gene encoding ATP-dependent DNA helicase RecG codes for MTTLDAKLDRVLGAKSAKALDSALGLETVGDLLRHYPRRYAERGELTAIAGLEIGEHATVLAKVERVTKRTMKSRRGTIVEARITDGHRSLSCTFFNQAWRERELLVGRRGMFAGKVTSYHQQLQLAHPEYQLFDDEATDLGSAAEEFASALIPVYPSAQGLPSWSLAQCVSQVLDVWDGTDDPLPAELRDRLGLADLESALRKIHRPKNFADVAKAQDRLKWDEALSVQLVLAQLRGSTKAHPAPVCPRRDDGVLAAFDQRLPFELTKGQQEIGEQVAADLTVEHPMNRLVQGEVGSGKTIVALRAMLQVVDAGRQAAMLAPTEVLAAQHARSLRELLGDLAMAGELGAAEKATRVTLLTGSLGAAQRKKALLEAASGEAGIVVGTHALIQDRVSFADLGLVVVDEQHRFGVEQRDALRARGGEETSPHVLVMTATPIPRTVAMTVYGDLETSALRELPQGRSPISTSVVPVAEKPTWLDRAWARIHEEVAAGHQVYVVCPRIGDDEETSGKGKKKARKTAVDDSDEGGEEPPPEDGEERRPPLAVLDVAEKLAAGPLSGLRLGILHGRLPADDKDAVMRAFAAGEVDVLVATTVVEVGVNVPNATVMVIMDADRFGVSQLHQLRGRVGRGSAPGLCLLVTEAMGGTTTRERLDAVASTTDGFELARLDLELRREGDVLGAAQSGRKSGLKMLSLLRDEDVIAQAREEAAQVVAADPTLADHPGLARMVAEVVDAERAEYLEKS; via the coding sequence GTGACCACATTGGACGCGAAGCTCGACCGGGTGCTGGGCGCCAAGTCGGCCAAGGCGCTCGACTCGGCGCTGGGCCTGGAGACCGTCGGCGACCTGCTGCGCCACTACCCGCGCCGCTACGCCGAGCGCGGCGAGCTCACCGCCATCGCGGGGCTGGAGATCGGCGAGCACGCCACCGTGCTGGCGAAGGTCGAACGGGTCACCAAGCGCACCATGAAGTCCCGCCGCGGCACCATCGTCGAGGCCCGCATCACCGATGGTCACCGGTCGCTGAGCTGCACCTTCTTCAACCAGGCCTGGCGGGAGCGGGAGCTGCTGGTGGGCCGCCGCGGGATGTTCGCGGGCAAGGTCACCTCCTACCACCAGCAGCTGCAGCTCGCGCACCCCGAGTACCAGCTGTTCGACGACGAGGCGACCGATCTCGGTTCGGCCGCCGAGGAGTTCGCCTCCGCGCTGATCCCGGTCTACCCGTCGGCGCAGGGCCTGCCGTCGTGGTCGCTCGCGCAGTGCGTGTCGCAGGTGCTCGACGTCTGGGACGGCACCGACGACCCGCTGCCCGCGGAGCTGCGCGACCGGCTGGGGCTGGCCGATCTGGAGTCGGCGCTGCGCAAGATCCACCGCCCGAAGAACTTCGCCGACGTGGCGAAGGCGCAGGACCGGTTGAAGTGGGACGAGGCACTGTCGGTGCAGCTGGTGCTGGCCCAGCTGCGCGGATCGACCAAGGCGCACCCGGCGCCGGTCTGCCCGCGCCGCGACGACGGCGTGCTGGCCGCCTTCGACCAGCGGCTGCCGTTCGAGCTGACCAAGGGGCAGCAGGAGATCGGCGAGCAGGTCGCCGCCGATCTGACCGTCGAGCACCCGATGAACCGCCTGGTGCAGGGCGAGGTCGGCAGCGGCAAGACGATCGTGGCGCTGCGCGCGATGCTGCAGGTGGTCGACGCGGGCAGGCAGGCGGCGATGCTCGCCCCGACCGAGGTGCTGGCCGCGCAGCACGCCCGCTCGCTGCGGGAACTGCTCGGCGATCTGGCCATGGCGGGCGAGCTCGGCGCGGCCGAGAAGGCCACCCGCGTCACGCTGCTGACCGGCTCGCTCGGTGCCGCGCAGCGCAAGAAGGCGTTGCTGGAGGCGGCTTCCGGTGAAGCCGGGATCGTGGTCGGCACGCACGCGCTGATCCAGGACCGGGTCTCGTTCGCCGACCTGGGGCTGGTGGTGGTCGACGAGCAGCACCGGTTCGGCGTGGAGCAGCGCGACGCCCTGCGCGCCCGCGGCGGTGAGGAGACTTCGCCGCACGTGCTGGTGATGACCGCGACGCCCATCCCGCGCACCGTGGCGATGACCGTCTACGGCGATCTGGAGACCTCGGCGCTGCGGGAACTTCCGCAGGGCCGCTCGCCGATCAGCACCAGCGTCGTGCCGGTGGCGGAGAAGCCGACCTGGCTGGACCGGGCGTGGGCGCGCATCCACGAGGAGGTCGCGGCCGGGCACCAGGTCTACGTGGTGTGCCCGCGCATCGGCGACGACGAGGAGACCTCGGGCAAGGGCAAGAAGAAGGCCCGCAAGACCGCGGTGGACGACAGCGACGAGGGCGGCGAGGAGCCACCGCCGGAGGACGGCGAGGAGCGCCGCCCGCCGCTGGCGGTGCTCGACGTGGCCGAAAAGCTCGCGGCCGGGCCGCTTTCGGGCCTGCGGCTGGGAATCCTGCACGGGCGGCTGCCCGCCGACGACAAGGACGCCGTGATGCGCGCCTTCGCCGCCGGCGAGGTGGACGTGCTGGTGGCGACCACCGTCGTCGAGGTCGGGGTGAACGTCCCGAACGCCACGGTGATGGTGATCATGGACGCGGACCGGTTCGGCGTCAGCCAGCTGCACCAGCTGCGCGGCCGCGTCGGCCGGGGCAGTGCGCCAGGCCTGTGCCTGCTGGTCACCGAGGCCATGGGCGGCACCACCACGCGCGAGCGGCTGGACGCGGTCGCTTCCACGACCGACGGCTTCGAACTGGCCCGCCTGGACCTGGAACTGCGCCGCGAGGGCGACGTCCTCGGCGCGGCCCAGTCCGGCCGGAAGTCGGGCCTGAAGATGCTCTCCCTCCTCCGCGACGAGGACGTGATCGCCCAAGCCCGCGAGGAAGCGGCCCAGGTCGTCGCCGCGGACCCGACCCTCGCCGACCACCCGGGCCTGGCCCGGATGGTCGCCGAGGTGGTGGACGCGGAACGGGCGGAGTACCTGGAGAAGTCCTGA
- a CDS encoding HelD family protein: protein MSEASIKQAEIAVEQQHVDRVYSRLDELRSEAEAMRDKSYEYGREATPEALNERDVMLHHANRTLQALNAESDGLVFGRLDFAGGDAVHIGRLGIRDPQFENLLVDWRAPLAAAFYQATPEQPLDVIRRRVIRSSREQVVDLSDDLLDPERAPSDMRVIGDGALMAALTRSRGDSMRNIVATIQKEQDDAIRAPEGGVTEITGGPGTGKTAVALHRAAYLLYRDQRRLGGPGVLVVGPSPVFMSYISRVLPSMGEHNVELRALGEVLDGISTAKIDDPRTAEIKGSSRMVKVLRRALRLPPPEAPELLQMFYRGTVLKLQADDLKRIRRTLHNKGGQPNRNRMRAADALLEALWQKAKQAADEEFQPDRERLIAEIGDRIEFHRFLVAWWPAVYPMQVLRWLSDPARLSQAARRLLSAEEVDLLAKSWSEVTEWTVADIALIDELRVLAGAPPKRRRAEGEQEQPKRAVNYDEYAHVVIDESQDLSPMQWRMVGRRGRHASWTIVGDPVQSSWPDAEEAAAARREALSAQRTHRRFTLRTNYRNSAEIFALAADAVRDLVPADDLPVAVRTTGVEPAVREMPAEQLPAAVRTAAEELVAAAEGTIGLITTMARRDEVREWLSTSDFDADRVRVVGSLEAKGMEYDAVVVIDPDGLAAESSTGRRALYVALSRATQLLTVLKPS, encoded by the coding sequence GTGTCCGAAGCGTCCATCAAGCAGGCCGAGATCGCGGTCGAGCAGCAGCACGTCGACCGGGTCTACTCCCGCCTCGACGAGTTGCGCAGCGAAGCCGAGGCGATGCGCGACAAGAGCTACGAGTACGGCCGGGAAGCGACGCCCGAAGCGCTCAACGAGCGCGACGTGATGCTCCACCACGCCAACCGGACGTTGCAGGCGCTCAACGCCGAGTCCGATGGGCTGGTGTTCGGCCGGCTGGACTTCGCCGGCGGCGACGCGGTGCACATCGGCCGGCTGGGCATCCGGGATCCGCAGTTCGAGAACCTGCTGGTGGACTGGCGCGCCCCGCTGGCGGCGGCCTTCTACCAGGCGACCCCGGAGCAGCCGCTGGACGTGATCCGCCGCCGGGTGATCCGCTCCTCGCGCGAGCAGGTCGTGGACCTCTCCGACGACCTGCTGGACCCGGAGCGCGCGCCCAGCGACATGCGGGTGATCGGCGACGGCGCGCTCATGGCGGCGCTGACCCGCTCGCGCGGCGACTCGATGCGCAACATCGTGGCGACCATCCAGAAGGAGCAGGACGACGCGATCCGCGCTCCCGAGGGCGGCGTCACCGAGATCACCGGCGGTCCCGGCACCGGCAAGACCGCGGTGGCCCTGCACCGCGCGGCGTACCTGCTCTACCGGGACCAGCGGCGGCTCGGCGGGCCGGGCGTGCTGGTGGTCGGCCCGTCGCCGGTGTTCATGTCCTACATCTCGCGGGTGCTGCCGTCGATGGGCGAGCACAACGTCGAGCTGCGCGCGCTCGGCGAGGTGCTGGACGGCATCAGCACGGCCAAGATCGACGATCCGCGCACCGCGGAGATCAAGGGCTCCTCGCGGATGGTGAAGGTGCTGCGCCGCGCGCTGCGGCTGCCGCCGCCGGAGGCGCCCGAGCTGCTGCAGATGTTCTACCGGGGCACGGTGCTCAAGCTGCAGGCCGACGATCTGAAGCGGATCCGCCGCACGCTGCACAACAAGGGCGGGCAGCCCAACCGGAACCGGATGCGGGCGGCCGACGCGCTGCTGGAAGCCCTGTGGCAGAAGGCGAAGCAGGCCGCCGACGAGGAGTTCCAGCCGGACCGGGAGCGGTTGATCGCCGAGATCGGCGACCGCATCGAGTTCCACCGCTTCCTGGTCGCCTGGTGGCCCGCGGTGTACCCGATGCAGGTCCTGCGCTGGCTGTCGGACCCGGCGCGGTTGTCGCAGGCGGCGCGCAGGCTGCTGTCGGCCGAGGAGGTCGACCTGCTGGCGAAGTCCTGGAGCGAGGTGACCGAGTGGACCGTCGCCGACATCGCCCTGATCGACGAGCTGCGGGTGCTGGCAGGCGCCCCGCCCAAGCGCCGCCGCGCCGAGGGCGAGCAGGAGCAGCCGAAGCGCGCGGTCAACTACGACGAGTACGCGCACGTGGTCATCGACGAGTCGCAGGACCTCTCGCCGATGCAGTGGCGGATGGTGGGCCGCCGCGGCCGCCACGCGAGCTGGACGATCGTGGGCGACCCGGTGCAGTCGTCCTGGCCGGACGCCGAGGAAGCGGCGGCCGCGCGGCGGGAAGCGCTCAGCGCGCAGCGCACGCACCGCCGCTTCACGCTGCGCACCAACTACCGCAACTCGGCGGAGATCTTCGCGCTGGCCGCGGACGCGGTCCGGGATCTGGTGCCTGCCGACGACCTGCCGGTGGCGGTGCGCACCACCGGCGTCGAGCCCGCGGTGCGCGAGATGCCCGCCGAGCAGCTGCCCGCTGCGGTGCGCACCGCCGCCGAGGAGCTGGTGGCGGCTGCGGAGGGCACCATCGGGCTGATCACCACGATGGCCCGCCGCGACGAGGTCCGCGAGTGGCTGTCCACTTCGGACTTCGACGCGGACCGGGTGCGGGTGGTGGGCAGCCTGGAGGCCAAGGGCATGGAGTACGACGCGGTGGTGGTGATCGACCCGGACGGCCTGGCCGCGGAGTCCAGCACCGGCCGCCGAGCCCTCTACGTCGCCCTCAGCCGGGCCACCCAGCTCCTCACCGTGCTGAAGCCCTCGTGA
- a CDS encoding pyruvate carboxylase: MFRKVLVANRGEIAIRAFRAAYELGAGTVAVFPHEDRNSLHRLKADESYEIGEPGHPVRAYLSVEEIIKAARQAGADAVYPGYGFLSENPELARACRDAGITFVGPNHEILQMTGNKATAVAAAREAGVPVLDSSVPSRDIEELLTAAEEMTFPVFVKAVAGGGGRGMRRVDELGGLREALEAAMREAESAFGDPTVFLEQAVINPRHIEVQILADAAGNVIHLYERDCSVQRRHQKVIEIAPAPNLDPQLRDRICADAVAFARKIGYVNAGTVEFLVDEQGRHVFIEMNPRIQVEHTVTEEVTDADLVQSQLRIAAGETLEDLGMTQDAIRLRGAALQCRITTEDPANGFRPDTGMISAYRSPGGAGIRLDGGTAFAGTSVSAHFDSMLVKLSCRGRDFATAVGRARRAVAEFRIRGVSTNIPFLQAVLDDPDFAAGKVTTSFIGERPHLLTARHSADRGTRLLNYLADVTVNRPNGSRPTTPDPVFKLPATDLSVPPPAGSKQKLVELGPEGFASWLRESKALGVTDTTFRDAHQSLLATRVRTKDLLAIAPHVARMTPELLSLECWGGATYDVALRFLAEDPWERLAKLREAVPNICLQMLLRGRNTVGYTPYPTEVTEHFVQEATDTGIDIFRIFDALNDVEQMRPAIEAVRATGKSVAEVALCYTADLSDPDEKLYTLDYYLRLAEQIVDAGAHVLAIKDMAGLLRAPAAAKLVTALRREFDLPVHLHTHDTPGGQLATYLAAVQAGADAVDAATASMSGTTSQPALSSVVAATDYTEQATGLDLQAVCDMEPYWESVRKIYQPFEAGLASPTGRVYKHEIPGGQLSNLRTQAVALGLGDKFEEIEAMYAAADRILGRLVKVTPSSKVVGDLALHLVGAGVDPADFESDPRKFDIPDSVIGFLQGELGEPPAGWPEPFRTRALEGRTAVRRVAELSEEDRDGLATDRRSTLNRLLFAKPTKEFTEHREAYGDTSLLRSKDFFYGLRPGEEFPVDLEPGVRLLIGLEAISEPDERGLRTVMATLNGQLRPIQVRDRSVATDLPVAEKADRSNPGHVPAPFAGVVTLSVGEGDAVETGQTIATIEAMKMEAAITAPSAGQVKRLAIGKVQQVEGGDLIIELG; encoded by the coding sequence ATGTTCCGCAAGGTTCTCGTAGCGAACCGCGGTGAGATTGCGATCCGCGCGTTCCGCGCCGCTTACGAGCTGGGTGCGGGCACCGTGGCGGTGTTCCCGCACGAAGACCGCAATTCGCTGCACCGCTTGAAAGCCGACGAGTCCTACGAGATCGGCGAGCCCGGGCACCCGGTCCGCGCCTACCTCTCCGTCGAGGAGATCATCAAGGCCGCGCGACAGGCGGGCGCCGACGCCGTCTACCCCGGTTACGGGTTCCTGTCCGAGAACCCCGAGCTGGCCCGGGCGTGCCGGGACGCTGGGATCACCTTCGTCGGTCCCAACCACGAGATCCTGCAGATGACCGGCAACAAGGCGACCGCGGTCGCCGCCGCCCGCGAGGCCGGGGTGCCGGTGCTGGACTCCTCGGTGCCCTCCCGCGACATCGAGGAGCTGCTGACCGCCGCCGAGGAGATGACGTTCCCGGTGTTCGTCAAGGCCGTCGCCGGTGGTGGCGGCCGCGGCATGCGGCGCGTCGACGAGCTCGGCGGGCTGCGCGAGGCGCTGGAAGCCGCGATGCGCGAAGCGGAATCGGCCTTCGGCGACCCGACGGTTTTCCTGGAGCAGGCGGTCATCAACCCGCGCCACATCGAGGTGCAGATCCTCGCCGACGCCGCGGGCAACGTGATCCACCTCTACGAGCGGGACTGCTCGGTGCAGCGCCGCCACCAGAAGGTCATCGAGATCGCCCCGGCACCCAACCTCGACCCGCAGCTGCGGGACCGGATCTGCGCCGACGCGGTCGCCTTCGCCCGCAAGATCGGCTACGTCAACGCGGGCACCGTGGAGTTCCTGGTCGACGAGCAGGGCCGCCACGTGTTCATCGAGATGAACCCGCGCATCCAGGTCGAGCACACGGTCACCGAGGAGGTCACCGACGCCGACCTGGTGCAGTCGCAGCTGCGCATCGCCGCGGGCGAGACGCTGGAAGACCTCGGCATGACCCAGGACGCGATCCGGCTGCGCGGCGCCGCCCTGCAGTGCCGCATCACCACCGAGGACCCGGCCAACGGATTCCGCCCGGACACCGGCATGATCAGCGCCTACCGCTCGCCGGGCGGCGCGGGCATCCGGCTTGACGGAGGCACCGCCTTCGCGGGCACCAGCGTCAGCGCGCACTTCGACTCTATGCTGGTCAAGCTCTCCTGCCGGGGCCGCGACTTCGCCACCGCGGTCGGGCGGGCGCGGCGCGCCGTCGCCGAGTTCCGCATCCGCGGGGTCTCCACGAACATCCCGTTCCTGCAGGCCGTGCTGGACGACCCGGACTTCGCCGCGGGCAAGGTCACCACCTCGTTCATCGGCGAGCGCCCGCACCTGCTGACCGCCCGGCACTCCGCCGACCGCGGCACCAGGCTGCTCAACTACCTCGCCGACGTCACCGTCAACCGCCCCAACGGCTCCCGCCCGACCACCCCGGACCCGGTGTTCAAGCTGCCCGCCACCGACCTGTCGGTGCCGCCGCCCGCCGGTTCCAAGCAGAAGCTGGTCGAGCTCGGGCCGGAGGGCTTCGCGAGCTGGCTGCGCGAGTCCAAGGCCCTCGGCGTCACCGACACGACCTTCCGCGACGCCCACCAGTCGCTGCTGGCCACCCGGGTGCGCACAAAGGACCTGCTCGCCATCGCGCCGCACGTGGCGCGGATGACGCCGGAACTGCTGTCCCTGGAGTGCTGGGGCGGCGCGACCTACGACGTGGCGCTGCGGTTCCTCGCCGAGGACCCGTGGGAGCGGCTCGCCAAGCTGCGCGAGGCGGTGCCCAACATCTGCCTGCAGATGCTGCTGCGCGGCCGCAACACCGTCGGCTACACGCCCTACCCGACCGAGGTGACCGAGCACTTCGTGCAGGAGGCCACCGACACCGGCATCGACATCTTCCGGATCTTCGACGCGCTCAACGACGTCGAGCAGATGCGCCCGGCGATCGAGGCGGTGCGGGCCACCGGGAAGTCGGTCGCCGAGGTGGCGCTGTGCTACACCGCCGACCTGTCCGACCCGGACGAGAAGCTCTACACGCTGGACTACTACCTGCGGCTGGCCGAGCAGATCGTGGACGCCGGTGCGCACGTGCTGGCCATCAAGGACATGGCCGGCCTGCTGCGCGCGCCTGCCGCGGCGAAGCTGGTGACCGCGCTGCGCCGGGAGTTCGACCTGCCGGTGCACCTGCACACCCACGACACCCCGGGCGGCCAGCTGGCCACCTACCTGGCGGCCGTGCAGGCGGGCGCGGACGCGGTGGACGCCGCGACCGCGTCGATGTCGGGCACCACCTCGCAGCCCGCGCTGTCCTCGGTGGTCGCCGCCACCGACTACACCGAGCAGGCCACCGGGCTGGACCTGCAGGCGGTGTGCGACATGGAGCCGTACTGGGAGTCGGTGCGCAAGATCTACCAGCCGTTCGAGGCGGGGCTGGCCTCGCCCACCGGCCGGGTGTACAAGCACGAGATCCCCGGCGGTCAGCTGTCCAACCTGCGCACCCAGGCGGTGGCGCTCGGTCTCGGCGACAAGTTCGAGGAGATCGAGGCGATGTACGCCGCGGCCGACCGGATCCTGGGCAGGCTGGTGAAGGTCACGCCGTCGTCGAAGGTGGTCGGCGACCTGGCGCTGCACCTGGTCGGCGCGGGCGTGGACCCGGCGGACTTCGAGAGCGACCCGCGCAAGTTCGACATCCCGGACTCGGTGATCGGGTTCCTGCAGGGCGAGCTCGGTGAACCGCCCGCGGGCTGGCCGGAGCCTTTCCGCACCCGCGCGCTGGAGGGCCGCACCGCGGTCCGCCGCGTCGCGGAACTGTCCGAAGAGGACCGCGACGGGCTGGCCACGGACCGGCGCAGCACGCTGAACCGGTTGCTGTTCGCCAAGCCCACCAAGGAGTTCACCGAGCACCGCGAGGCCTACGGCGACACCTCCCTGCTGCGCAGCAAGGACTTCTTCTACGGCCTGCGGCCGGGCGAGGAGTTCCCGGTCGACCTGGAGCCGGGCGTCCGGCTGCTCATCGGCCTCGAAGCGATCAGTGAGCCCGACGAGCGCGGCCTGCGCACGGTGATGGCGACGCTGAACGGTCAGCTGCGGCCGATCCAGGTCCGCGACCGCTCGGTGGCCACCGACCTGCCGGTCGCGGAGAAGGCCGACCGGTCCAACCCGGGTCACGTGCCCGCGCCGTTCGCCGGCGTGGTGACGCTGTCGGTCGGCGAGGGCGACGCGGTGGAGACGGGCCAGACCATTGCCACCATCGAGGCGATGAAGATGGAAGCGGCGATCACCGCCCCGTCCGCCGGACAGGTCAAGCGCCTGGCCATCGGGAAGGTCCAGCAGGTCGAAGGCGGAGACCTGATCATCGAACTGGGCTGA
- a CDS encoding SAM-dependent methyltransferase, which produces MADDWVPPEVDVTKSSPARVYDYGLGGSHNFEVDRAVLDKIKEIFPATPQPAMDNRAFLRRAVRFCQERGIRQFLDLGSGVPTVGNVHEIAQQADPEARVVYVDIDPIAVAHAARILASDDRSAVLRADMRHPESVFADPQVERLLDFDEPIAVLMVAMAHYLSDEDDPVRILDSYRAVMRPGSYLVFSHMTDEDYPEDLRRTAEIFNADTTERMILRGRAEIERLLDGFDLVEPGLVYPALWRPDGPLAEEHDPSRAAFFAGVGSPRA; this is translated from the coding sequence GTGGCTGACGACTGGGTGCCGCCGGAGGTGGACGTCACGAAGTCCAGCCCGGCGCGGGTCTACGACTACGGGCTCGGCGGCTCGCACAACTTCGAAGTCGACCGCGCGGTCCTGGACAAGATCAAGGAGATCTTCCCGGCCACGCCGCAGCCCGCCATGGACAACCGGGCCTTCCTGCGCCGTGCGGTCCGCTTCTGCCAGGAGCGGGGCATCCGGCAGTTCCTGGACCTCGGCTCGGGAGTGCCGACCGTCGGCAACGTGCACGAGATCGCCCAGCAGGCAGATCCGGAGGCCCGCGTCGTCTACGTGGACATCGACCCGATCGCGGTGGCGCACGCCGCCCGGATCCTGGCGTCCGACGACCGCTCCGCGGTGCTGCGGGCCGACATGCGGCATCCGGAGTCGGTCTTCGCCGATCCGCAGGTGGAGCGGCTGCTCGACTTCGACGAGCCGATCGCGGTGCTGATGGTGGCGATGGCGCACTACCTGTCCGATGAGGACGATCCGGTGCGCATCCTCGACAGCTACCGAGCCGTCATGCGGCCGGGCTCCTACCTGGTGTTCTCGCACATGACCGACGAGGACTACCCGGAGGACCTGCGCCGCACGGCGGAGATCTTCAACGCCGACACCACCGAGCGCATGATCCTGCGCGGCCGCGCGGAGATCGAGCGCCTGCTCGACGGCTTCGACCTGGTCGAGCCCGGCCTGGTGTACCCGGCGCTCTGGCGCCCGGACGGCCCGCTCGCCGAAGAGCACGACCCGTCCCGCGCGGCCTTCTTCGCCGGAGTCGGCAGCCCCCGGGCGTAG
- a CDS encoding DUF3800 domain-containing protein, which yields MLSADHAITVPFTHRDQLDRVLANQNSWHDVITAQQITTWSTRPWRAVITDNGDFGLVVMDGDGTDPSYRVAHRELKLDTRSLIEDPFFQHSHHSQWVQMADLVAYAAYMHLARIPAKAHAWKWFDIAAAGACTGPEPLDLEHAEKARPVIP from the coding sequence TTGCTGAGCGCCGACCACGCGATCACGGTCCCGTTCACCCACCGCGATCAGCTCGACCGGGTGCTGGCCAACCAGAATTCGTGGCACGACGTGATCACAGCGCAGCAGATCACCACCTGGAGTACACGTCCGTGGCGCGCAGTAATAACCGACAACGGCGACTTCGGCCTGGTGGTCATGGACGGTGACGGTACGGACCCCAGCTACCGGGTCGCTCATCGCGAACTCAAGTTGGACACGCGCTCGTTGATCGAGGACCCCTTCTTCCAGCACTCCCACCACAGCCAGTGGGTGCAAATGGCGGATCTCGTCGCCTACGCCGCATACATGCATCTGGCCCGGATTCCCGCCAAGGCGCACGCGTGGAAGTGGTTCGACATCGCTGCGGCCGGCGCCTGCACCGGTCCTGAACCGCTCGACCTCGAACACGCAGAAAAAGCTAGACCCGTGATCCCATGA